In Astatotilapia calliptera chromosome 23, fAstCal1.2, whole genome shotgun sequence, a genomic segment contains:
- the LOC113016495 gene encoding uncharacterized protein LOC113016495 yields MATDVERKIKSCGRCVRRKTLPERAAPLVSIQTTRPMELVCMDYLSLEPDSHNTKDILVITDHFTKYAVAMPTKDQKATTVAKCLWEQFLVHYGFPERLLSDQGRDFESQLIKELCALAGITKVRTSPYHPRGNPVERFNRTLLGMLGTLRDKEKTHWRDYVKPLTHAYNCTKNETTGFSPYELMFGRQPRLPVDIAFCLPVKDGSPTSHSQYVRALKARLQESYQIAAKNSQKVAERNKRRFDKTVRESTLEKGDQVLVRNLRLRNKHKLADKWESTMYRVVEKMVDLPVYVVQPMNGDGPIRTLHRDLLLPCGDLSEAEEVDQVKPKSCRPRTRRSQPLLLEEQSESEDDSPVYPRQSSVIPGKLVQVFEIPKRRQQTGKTVPEGSCIPATPADCVNPQPQNEPCRGSSPLLPAEPVGVPPEVAEGEEPDVVAEQHPTEDDVTLPTMTNQKSAVAEDSIDVPSIDVEAPIATETIDLNPQTPEVALEHKETVDSGEKNDHVRKSERTRRPPRRFHYPELGNPLISFAQSLIESFNQALYTIGDYESSSVDHSVTHEGAHAGSKGEGVTHVKYRASKSLFVI; encoded by the coding sequence ATGGCAACTGATGTAGAGAGAAAGATTAAGTCTTGCGGACGTTGTGTTAGAAGAAAGACTCTTCCTGAAAGAGCAGCACCTCTTGTGAGTATCCAAACAACCCGTCCCATGGAACTGGTATGCATGGACTATTTATCCTTGGAGCCTGACAGTCACAACACCAAAGACATTCTGGTCATAACTGATCATTTCACCAAATACGCTGTTGCTATGCCAACAAAAGACCAAAAGGCTACAACAGTTGCGAAGTGTCTTTGGGAGCAGTTTCTGGTGCATTATGGTTTTCCTGAGCGCCTGCTTAGTGATCAGGGCAGGGATTTTGAGTCACAACTCATTAAAGAGCTCTGTGCCCTAGCTGGTATCACGAAGGTGCGCACCAGTCCTTATCATCCACGGGGAAACCCAGTTGAACGGTTCAACCGAACTCTTCTTGGCATGTTAGGAACTCTACGAGACAAAGAGAAAACTCATTGGCGCGATTATGTGAAACCACTAACTCACGCCTATAATTGCACCAAGAACGAGACCACTGGGTTTAGCCCATACGAGTTAATGTTTGGTCGCCAGCCGAGGCTTCCCGTGGATATTGCATTCTGCCTGCCAGTTAAAGATGGCTCTCCTACATCTCACTCTCAGTATGTGAGAGCTCTGAAGGCTCGCCTTCAAGAGAGCTATCAGATCGCTGCCAAAAACTCTCAGAAGGTTGCTGAACGGAATAAACGCCGTTTTGACAAAACTGTCAGGGAGTCAACTTTGGAGAAAGGTGATCAAGTACTAGTGCGGAACCTGCGACTTCGGAATAAACACAAACTTGCAGATAAGTGGGAGTCAACCATGTACAGAGTGGTGGAAAAGATGGTAGACCTACCTGTGTATGTTGTACAGCCTATGAATGGAGATGGTCCTATTCGAACTCTTCACAGGGATCTCTTACTCCCTTGTGGTGACTTATCTGAAGCTGAGGAAGTTGACCAGGTCAAGCCAAAGAGTTGCAGGCCAAGAACGAGGCGCAGTCAGCCTCTGTTACTGGAGGAGCAATCAGAATCTGAAGACGACTCACCTGTCTATCCTAGGCAGTCTTCTGTCATTCCTGGAAAGTTGGTTCAGGTGTTTGAAATCCCGAAGAGACGACAGCAAACCGGAAAAACAGTACCGGAGGGTAGTTGTATACCAGCTACGCCAGCAGACTGTGTAAACCCTCAGCCTCAGAATGAGCCTTGCAGAGGCAGCTCCCCTTTGCTGCCTGCAGAGCCTGTAGGGGTACCTCCTGAAGTAGCTGAAGGAGAGGAGCCAGATGTTGTGGCTGAGCAACACCCTACTGAAGACGATGTAACTTTACCAACTATGACTAATCAAAAATCAGCTGTGGCCGAAGACAGCATTGATGTACCGTCCATTGATGTAGAGGCTCCTATAGCTACGGAAACCATTGATCTGAACCCACAAACCCCTGAGGTAGCTCTGGAGCATAAGGAAACTGTTgacagtggagaaaaaaatgaccaTGTTCGTAAGTCAGAAAGGACACGTCGACCACCAAGGCGCTTCCATTATCCTGAGTTGGGAAATCCCTTAATTTCCTTTGCGCAGAGCCTCATAGAGAGCTTTAAccaagcactttatacaatagGTGACTATGAGAGTTCATCTGTAGACCACAgcgtgacgcatgaaggggctcATGCTGGGTCAAAGGGGGAGGGTGTAACCCATGTGAAATACAGGGCTTCAAAATCCCTTTTTGTAATCTAA